Part of the Lates calcarifer isolate ASB-BC8 linkage group LG6, TLL_Latcal_v3, whole genome shotgun sequence genome, GCGTGTCGCCATGACGCAGAGAAAGAGGCTGTCCGCCACACAGAGCTCCTCTCAGAGCAGAGTAAGTCCGCCTCTTTTCAATGAGACAAACACGTTTGTTGAGTCTGTTGGAGTCTTTTTCAGCCCGTCACTCCTCCAGGATACAACTGAGGGTCATACTCTGGTAATGATCATGACAGTGGGGTTGTATTTCTGCATTTAGAGACAAACTGGCTCCTTACTGGCTCAGGAGGAGGATGACGACTCAACCTTCACTCAGCCAAGTTCAACACAGGTCCAGAGAGGACTGGAGAAGCTCACACCTGCACAGGTCGACCAGAAGGTAacagagacacactcacacatccacacagaacGTCGTTTTAAATGATCAAAAGAGTGAGTTAAATTATTTACTCTCACGTCCTGTCtgtcctgcagacagcagaggtGGTGCAGTACTTCTTGGTGAAGGACCAGAAGAAGATTCCCATACGGCGAGCAGGTAAAGCTGCCGCACACCAGAGAGAAgcacacaaatatacaataaaGTGTGATGTATTTCTCTTGATTTTCTTCTCAGACCTTGTGAAACACGTGGTGAAAGAGTACAGAAACATCTACCCTGAGATCATGAAGAGGGCAGTGCGTATCTTTGACCAGGTGAGGATCAGTGGCAGCCCTGCAGTCAGCTAAACATGATCAGAATAAGGAAATATCACATTAAAACTACGCGGTCACAGTGTTGCTCTTTTCAACCAGGTGTTTGGCCTTAAACTGGTTGAAATTGACACCAAAAATCACATGTACATACTCGTCAATAAGCTGGAGACAGTTGAAGGAGCCTCGCCGATTAAGTGAGTAAACCCAGCCACTTCAGACTTTAATAACTGCCTGAATTCATGTCAGTATACATATAAACTGTATTTGTTTGAACCTTCAGcctgtatttgttgttgtttgtgtgtgtagtagtCCAACCAATCCAAAGATGGGTCTGTTGTTTGTCATCCTGAGTGTTATCTTCATGAAAGGAGGTGTTGTCAGAGAAAGTGAGTGACAGAGTTTTTAACCATCTGTTGTTGTAGGAATCAGTCACAGTCTCATTcatctatctgtctgtgtttttgttttctagaCCTCATCTGGAATACTCTGAAGAAACTCCGTGTTGACCCAGCGTAAGGCCACATTTTGTTATTACATCTCTATGTGTGCAGTGTGACTTCACATATTCATGACTttgaatgtgtctttttttgatgcagagagaaacatgaagagTTTGGTGATGTGAAGAGGGTGGTCACAGACGAGTTTGTGCGTCAAAGGTAACAATAAGGttgttttaaaaggaaaatcACTGCCTGAAAACGCTCAACATTTCTCACTTCTCAGTATTTGCCAATTTAATTTCCTGTGGATTAATGTTTCATCTCAGATCTGTTTATCTGGTCGTGAAATTGTCTTTCTCCAGGAGAAATCCTGCCTGAACCATCAGGTTtgtcaaagaaaaaaggagggatTACATTAGattcaggaaagaaaaaagacaatatgCTGAATACAGCCACcaaaatattatattttctcACCTTCCTGCATTAACTTCTCCCCTGCTTCCTTCTTccctcctcagtgtgtgtgcatgcactttAAGTTACCAGGGCACAGTCCTCTTCTCCTGCTCCAGTAATCTGATTTTGTAAACATCACAGGGAAGATGAGAAACCTGATTTCTCGTGGACAAAGATGATTTCTTGCCCATGTTTACTGGTAATGCTCTTATCAGGTTTTCAGAGGTATGCATGTGCATGACAGAAGGTCGCAGACACAGCATTTCTGGGCAGAGGTTCATTTACTTCAATCTAAAATCCaacagagctttttcactgttttgttaaaTTCAGCCTGTTGTTACACTGCATATGAACAACTTCTCTAATTACCGGAGCAACCCGGTTTCTTGAGTGCACGTACTGACAGTTTGCTGTGGACTCCTTGATCACAGAAaccattttttctcatttaaataaCATCAAAGGAATCAGATTACCACAAAACGTTGACTGTAATCCGACTACTTgattaacccccccccccccccacagatAAAAGTCTGAATACAGTGAGAAGCTTTCAGCCAGGTGATAGCTCAGTCCACTAATCCAGTGGCTCTGTGATCAGGAGGTCACAGGTTCGAGCCttgctgtgtttcactgtgCTGGTGTGTTCAGAGCCGGAGACTGTCAGACCATAGACTCTGGTTTATACCacaccacagagcagcaggagagtaAAGAGAAACCAGACCACTGCAGCAGTGTGGCTGGACCACCACTCTCTCCTAACATTGTCAAACATGTTGGAGATTATTTATCTATCTGTTGCATTTGTTACAAATGCTGAGTTTatatcgtgtgtgtgtgtgtgtgtgtaggtaccTGGAGTATGTGCGAATCCCTCACACAGAGCCACCAGAGCATGAATTTCGCTGGGGTCAACGCGCCGACATGGAAGTGTCCAAAGCCAAG contains:
- the ndnl2 gene encoding necdin-like 2, with protein sequence MTQRKRLSATQSSSQSRRQTGSLLAQEEDDDSTFTQPSSTQVQRGLEKLTPAQVDQKTAEVVQYFLVKDQKKIPIRRADLVKHVVKEYRNIYPEIMKRAVRIFDQVFGLKLVEIDTKNHMYILVNKLETVEGASPINSPTNPKMGLLFVILSVIFMKGGVVRENLIWNTLKKLRVDPAEKHEEFGDVKRVVTDEFVRQRYLEYVRIPHTEPPEHEFRWGQRADMEVSKAKILEFMGQLHEQDPQSWSQQYREAHSTPSSTQASTSSQR